Proteins from a genomic interval of Gemmatimonadales bacterium:
- a CDS encoding error-prone DNA polymerase, with protein MPPAELRCHTAFSFGDGAVTPEALVRRAAELGYGALGLTDAADLGGVVRATIEARQRGVKLVVGAELVVDGHPLALLARNERGYRNLAALVTRARVGELTTWKREHPHTTRGRASVAWADLAERAEGLHLLTGPASSRVAVLLRAGRRAEAERTLASWREAFGGRLAVEVQRHDVGGDEIELADALIDLAGRAGVPWIIAQDPRYLDARGRLVHDMLTALRADLTLDEAERAGVLLPNGHWRLLSPEEMARRWAARPEGLAEAGRIAAECDFDLGWMRPPLPTFDVPDGHTDDSFLRACVDAGACERWGEPDTSQRRQLEHELGVITRLGFAGFFLVMWDVVRKARELGILCQGRGSAANSAVAYCLGITAVDPVRHGLLFERFLSEARADGQTEAPDIDLDIEHDRREELLDYAYGRWNRSCAAIACTVQHYRAPNALLDAMRALGYPAELAVKLSKRLHYAEPAEGAEHVRRVLAPQFGLDLSDARGRTLLALMAGCEGLPRLRSTHVGGFVLSSAPLGEWLPIEHTAMGRTILQFDKDDLDALGVPKFDFLGLGGLSLVRRAFDVIERRTGARPEMYTLPPDDAATYDLIARGETVGMFQIESRAQIASLLKTRPERLYDIVVQVALIRPGPIEARFVRPYTQRRRGLEPVEYRHPLLEPILARTQGLPIFQEQAMAIAMSLGRYSAAEADALRRAMGHNRKRARLMEELARLRERMAARGIAAPVAEPICRDLEAFGSYGFPESHAWSFALIAYATAWLKQHHPAAFYLALLNSWPMGFYSPATLMHDARRQGVEVRPPCLKDGDWECTVEESADPARPALRIGWRHVRGMGERTLERLRAAHGAAPFDSIADVVRRTALTRAEALSLARAGAFAAWESDRRRAAWAAFHVVGDRLPLAPVTPAPHAPRPLERDELIYLDYFAVGMSLEGHPMEHVRARLKRGGALDSRDLLGLKGGEEIIVGGLVTVRQAPQTAGGTIFLLLEDEHGFINVVVPSRLVEENREVVKFALFVLVQGRFERDGPVMNVVGRRFRELSGNSLAYVSRDFH; from the coding sequence GTGCCCCCCGCCGAGCTCCGCTGCCATACCGCCTTCTCCTTCGGCGACGGCGCCGTTACGCCCGAGGCCCTGGTCCGCCGCGCCGCCGAGCTGGGCTATGGCGCGCTCGGGCTCACCGACGCGGCCGACCTCGGCGGCGTCGTGCGCGCGACGATCGAGGCGCGGCAGCGGGGCGTCAAGCTCGTGGTGGGCGCCGAGCTCGTGGTCGACGGCCACCCGCTGGCGCTCCTCGCCCGGAACGAGCGCGGCTACCGCAACCTCGCGGCGCTCGTCACCCGCGCCCGCGTGGGCGAGCTCACCACCTGGAAGCGCGAGCACCCGCACACCACGCGCGGCCGCGCGAGCGTCGCCTGGGCCGATCTTGCCGAACGCGCCGAGGGCCTGCACCTCCTCACCGGCCCGGCGTCGAGCCGCGTCGCCGTGCTGCTCCGCGCCGGCCGGCGTGCCGAGGCGGAGCGCACGCTCGCGAGCTGGCGCGAGGCGTTCGGCGGACGGCTTGCGGTCGAGGTGCAGCGGCACGATGTCGGTGGTGACGAAATTGAGCTCGCCGACGCGCTCATCGACCTCGCCGGGCGCGCGGGCGTGCCCTGGATCATCGCCCAGGACCCGCGCTACCTCGACGCGCGGGGCCGCCTGGTGCACGACATGCTCACCGCGCTCCGTGCCGATCTCACCCTCGACGAGGCCGAGCGCGCGGGCGTGCTCCTCCCGAACGGCCACTGGCGCCTCCTCTCACCCGAGGAGATGGCGCGCCGCTGGGCCGCGCGTCCCGAGGGATTGGCCGAAGCCGGCCGCATCGCCGCCGAGTGTGATTTCGACCTCGGCTGGATGCGCCCGCCGCTCCCGACGTTCGACGTCCCCGACGGGCACACCGACGACTCCTTTCTCCGCGCCTGCGTCGACGCCGGCGCGTGCGAGCGGTGGGGCGAGCCCGACACCAGCCAGCGCCGCCAGCTCGAGCACGAGCTCGGCGTCATCACCCGGCTCGGCTTCGCCGGCTTCTTTCTCGTGATGTGGGACGTCGTACGCAAGGCGCGCGAGCTCGGCATCCTCTGCCAGGGCCGCGGCAGCGCCGCCAACTCCGCCGTCGCCTACTGCCTCGGCATCACGGCGGTCGATCCCGTACGTCACGGTCTTCTCTTCGAGCGCTTTCTCTCCGAGGCGCGGGCCGACGGCCAGACCGAGGCGCCCGACATCGATCTCGATATCGAGCACGACCGGCGCGAGGAGCTGCTCGACTACGCCTACGGGCGATGGAATCGCTCGTGCGCGGCCATCGCCTGCACGGTGCAGCACTACCGCGCGCCCAACGCGCTGCTCGACGCCATGCGCGCGCTGGGCTATCCGGCGGAGCTCGCCGTCAAGCTCTCCAAGCGCCTCCATTACGCCGAGCCGGCCGAAGGCGCCGAGCACGTGCGCCGCGTGCTGGCGCCGCAGTTCGGGCTCGACCTGAGCGATGCGCGCGGCCGCACGCTCCTCGCACTCATGGCCGGGTGCGAGGGACTGCCGCGCCTCCGCTCCACCCACGTCGGCGGCTTCGTTCTCTCGTCGGCGCCGCTCGGCGAGTGGCTCCCGATCGAGCACACCGCGATGGGCCGCACCATCCTCCAGTTCGACAAGGACGACCTCGACGCGCTCGGCGTCCCCAAGTTCGATTTTCTCGGACTCGGCGGGCTCTCGCTCGTGCGGCGCGCGTTCGACGTGATCGAGCGGCGCACCGGCGCGCGCCCCGAGATGTACACGCTCCCGCCCGACGACGCGGCGACCTACGACCTCATCGCCCGCGGCGAGACGGTGGGCATGTTCCAGATCGAGAGCCGGGCGCAGATCGCCTCGTTGCTCAAAACCAGGCCCGAGCGGCTCTACGACATCGTGGTGCAGGTGGCGCTCATCCGCCCCGGCCCCATCGAGGCGCGGTTCGTCCGCCCCTACACCCAGCGCCGCCGCGGGCTCGAGCCGGTGGAGTACCGGCACCCGCTGCTCGAGCCGATCCTCGCGCGCACCCAGGGGCTGCCGATCTTCCAGGAGCAGGCGATGGCGATCGCGATGAGCCTGGGCCGCTACTCGGCCGCCGAAGCCGACGCCCTCCGCCGCGCGATGGGACACAACCGGAAGCGCGCCCGGCTCATGGAGGAGCTCGCGCGGCTCCGCGAGCGGATGGCGGCGCGCGGCATCGCCGCCCCGGTAGCCGAGCCCATCTGCCGCGATCTGGAGGCCTTCGGGAGCTACGGCTTTCCCGAGTCGCACGCGTGGAGCTTCGCCTTGATCGCGTACGCCACGGCGTGGCTCAAGCAGCATCATCCCGCCGCGTTCTACCTCGCCCTGCTCAACTCGTGGCCGATGGGTTTCTACTCGCCTGCGACGCTGATGCACGACGCGCGGCGCCAGGGCGTCGAGGTCCGGCCGCCGTGTCTCAAGGACGGAGACTGGGAGTGCACCGTGGAAGAGTCGGCCGATCCCGCGCGCCCCGCGCTCCGCATCGGCTGGCGACACGTGCGCGGCATGGGCGAGCGGACGCTCGAGCGGCTCCGCGCGGCGCACGGCGCGGCGCCGTTCGATTCGATCGCCGACGTGGTGCGGCGCACCGCGCTCACCCGGGCCGAAGCGCTGAGCCTTGCGCGCGCGGGGGCGTTCGCCGCGTGGGAATCCGACCGGCGGCGGGCGGCCTGGGCCGCGTTCCACGTCGTGGGAGACCGGCTGCCGCTGGCACCTGTCACGCCGGCGCCGCACGCGCCGCGCCCGCTCGAGCGCGACGAGCTGATCTATCTCGACTACTTCGCGGTGGGGATGAGCCTCGAGGGGCACCCGATGGAGCACGTGCGCGCGCGGTTGAAACGAGGCGGCGCGCTCGACAGCCGCGACCTGCTCGGCTTGAAGGGTGGCGAGGAGATCATCGTGGGCGGTCTCGTCACCGTCCGCCAGGCACCCCAGACGGCGGGCGGCACGATCTTTCTCCTGCTCGAGGACGAGCACGGCTTCATCAACGTCGTGGTGCCGAGCCGGCTGGTGGAGGAAAATCGCGAGGTAGTGAAATTTGCGCTTTTCGTGCTGGTGCAGGGCCGCTTCGAGCGGGACGGGCCGGTGATGAACGTGGTGGGCCGGCGCTTCCGCGAGCTCAGTGGGAACTCGCTGGCGTACGTGAGCCGGGATTTTCACTGA
- a CDS encoding SDR family oxidoreductase, with protein sequence MATKKTHATDAASGRTRRYAGAGRRTAQAERHLQQEAEQRRAGQREGGAKSKQQQSKAVEPPGRQYPTPPMPKQHQQKPGLESKLEPRPRYEAEEYRGSGKLRDRVALITGGDSGIGRAVAVLFAREGADVAIVYLSEDDDAEETRRAVEAEGRRAILIPGDVSDPDFCQDAVAQTVEEFGKLDILVNNAAFQEHVDTLEALSEEQWDRTFRTNIYGYFHMAKAALPHLHDGSAIVNTGSETGIEGSKHLLDYSATKGAIHAFTKSLAQNVLARGIRVNAVAPGPVWTPLNPADASAEEITKFGASVPMKRPAQPEEIAPAYVFFASSVDSSYITGEVLPIMGGKTVGSG encoded by the coding sequence ATGGCAACGAAGAAGACGCACGCAACCGACGCGGCCAGTGGACGCACCCGGCGCTACGCGGGCGCAGGCCGGCGGACGGCCCAGGCCGAGCGGCACCTGCAGCAGGAAGCGGAGCAGCGGCGGGCGGGGCAGCGCGAGGGCGGCGCAAAGTCGAAGCAGCAGCAGTCCAAGGCCGTGGAGCCGCCCGGCCGCCAGTATCCCACGCCGCCAATGCCCAAGCAGCACCAGCAGAAGCCCGGTCTCGAGTCGAAGCTCGAGCCGCGGCCGAGGTACGAGGCGGAGGAGTACCGCGGCTCCGGGAAGCTCCGCGATCGGGTGGCGCTCATCACCGGCGGCGATTCCGGAATCGGCCGGGCCGTGGCGGTGCTCTTCGCGCGCGAAGGGGCGGACGTGGCCATCGTCTACCTGAGCGAGGATGACGATGCCGAGGAGACGCGGCGCGCCGTCGAGGCGGAGGGCCGCCGCGCGATCCTGATCCCGGGCGACGTGAGCGATCCGGATTTCTGCCAGGATGCGGTCGCGCAGACGGTCGAGGAGTTCGGCAAGCTCGACATCCTGGTGAACAACGCGGCATTCCAGGAGCACGTCGACACGCTCGAGGCGCTGTCCGAGGAGCAGTGGGACCGCACCTTCCGGACGAACATCTACGGCTACTTCCACATGGCCAAGGCGGCGCTGCCGCACCTCCATGACGGCTCCGCCATCGTGAACACCGGCTCCGAGACCGGCATCGAAGGCAGCAAGCACCTGCTCGACTACTCGGCCACGAAGGGCGCGATCCACGCGTTCACCAAGTCACTCGCGCAGAACGTGCTGGCGCGCGGCATCCGGGTGAACGCGGTGGCGCCGGGCCCCGTGTGGACGCCGCTCAACCCGGCCGACGCATCGGCCGAGGAAATCACCAAGTTCGGCGCGAGCGTGCCGATGAAACGGCCGGCGCAACCCGAGGAGATCGCGCCGGCGTATGTCTTTTTCGCGAGCTCGGTGGACTCGAGCTACATCACGGGTGAGGTGCTGCCGATCATGGGCGGCAAGACGGTGGGCTCGGGTTGA